A genomic window from Pseudomonas marvdashtae includes:
- a CDS encoding sulfite exporter TauE/SafE family protein, whose protein sequence is MELLSWLGQWAFAPMQWLVIGLAIILAYIVFGIAGFGTALVAAPILLLYMPLSKIVPLLVLLDFVAAFGNLLPSRRDVARSELLRLLPCMAVGCTLGVIFLLNLKSDLLLLLMGLFISAYAIYSLLIKTRPTQLSALWALPMGTVGGMFGALFGSGGFLYAIYLNSRLPKEAARATQSALISCSTVVRLSLFVIAGVYAELPLLVLALCLLPAMALGLWVGRRLTMKMSREAFVRLVIWLVLASGLALIVRYLNA, encoded by the coding sequence ATGGAGCTTTTGTCATGGCTGGGCCAGTGGGCATTCGCACCGATGCAGTGGCTGGTGATCGGGCTGGCGATCATCCTGGCCTACATTGTTTTTGGTATCGCCGGGTTTGGCACCGCGTTGGTGGCCGCGCCGATCCTGCTGCTGTACATGCCGCTGTCCAAGATCGTGCCGCTGCTGGTGCTGCTGGATTTTGTCGCGGCGTTCGGCAATCTGTTGCCCTCGCGGAGAGACGTCGCCCGGTCCGAGTTGCTGCGGTTGTTGCCGTGCATGGCGGTGGGGTGCACCCTCGGGGTGATTTTCCTGCTTAACCTCAAGTCCGACCTGTTGCTGTTGTTGATGGGGCTGTTCATCAGCGCCTACGCGATCTACAGCCTGTTGATTAAAACCCGGCCGACGCAGTTGTCGGCGCTGTGGGCGCTGCCGATGGGAACGGTGGGCGGGATGTTCGGTGCGCTGTTCGGCAGTGGCGGCTTTTTATATGCCATCTACCTCAACAGCCGTTTGCCCAAGGAGGCGGCCCGGGCGACGCAGAGCGCGCTGATCAGTTGCAGCACGGTGGTGCGCTTGAGCCTGTTCGTCATTGCCGGGGTGTATGCCGAGCTACCCTTGTTGGTACTGGCGCTGTGTTTGTTGCCGGCCATGGCGCTGGGGCTGTGGGTCGGGCGTCGCTTGACCATGAAAATGTCCCGAGAGGCGTTCGTGCGCCTGGTTATCTGGCTGGTGCTCGCCAGCGGCCTTGCGTTGATTGTGCGCTACCTGAATGCTTGA
- a CDS encoding sugar ABC transporter ATPase, with protein sequence MNSQSIIVPKISTLPVHEPRARAIVRWLVRKNIVEEQLTTCGRTGNRMAHAIAPGARHVVLHPDALPFGEPVNGLEIITKRCIYTPAKGFLEEAGCAECRKEVGEALFESLEDWMPGRTDNFTCPECGHEDDINGFLFLQPCAFSNLGFIFNNWLEAGFKQAFLDEFADWLDLPVSWVKVEL encoded by the coding sequence ATGAACTCGCAAAGCATCATCGTCCCGAAAATTTCTACCCTCCCGGTCCATGAGCCCCGAGCCCGGGCGATCGTGCGCTGGCTAGTGCGCAAGAATATCGTCGAAGAGCAACTGACCACTTGCGGGCGCACCGGCAACCGCATGGCCCACGCCATCGCCCCCGGTGCCCGCCATGTGGTCCTGCATCCCGACGCGCTGCCGTTCGGCGAACCGGTCAACGGCCTGGAGATCATCACCAAGCGCTGCATCTATACGCCGGCCAAGGGTTTTCTTGAGGAGGCAGGTTGTGCCGAGTGTCGCAAGGAGGTCGGCGAAGCGTTGTTCGAAAGCCTGGAAGACTGGATGCCGGGGCGCACCGATAACTTCACTTGCCCTGAGTGCGGGCATGAAGATGACATCAACGGTTTCCTTTTCCTGCAACCCTGCGCTTTCTCAAACCTGGGTTTCATTTTCAATAACTGGCTGGAAGCGGGGTTCAAGCAGGCTTTTCTCGATGAATTCGCCGATTGGCTGGATTTGCCGGTGAGTTGGGTGAAGGTGGAGTTGTAG